DNA sequence from the Cellulophaga sp. HaHaR_3_176 genome:
CTGAACGTTCACGAATAACAGTTCCTGACCAAATAATACAACCGTTTCCTATTTTGGTATCATCCATTATAGTAACATTAGGGTATAAAATAGTTTGATCACCTAAAACTACATTTTTACCAACATAACAATTGGCACCTACTCGAACATCTTTACCTAAAAATGCAGTAGAATGAATAACTGCTGTAGGGTGAATTTCATTTTCTAAAACAGGAAGACCTGGATCAAAAAGCTCTAATATTTGAGCCATTGCTAAATCAGCATTTTTTACTTTAATTAAAACACGATTTTCACCTGGTTCTAATTCTATTTTTTCGTCAATTACTGCCGCACTTGCTTTTGAGGTTGCCCAAAGCTTTCCATATTTTCTGTTACCGATAAAGGTTATGTGATTAATTTCTGCTTTTTCTAATTGTTCTGGAGCATTTATTTTTTGATTTGTAATACCTATAAGTTCTCCTTTTAAAACAGCATTAATTTCTGATACAGTAAATGACTTCATATAGTTTTAGTGGTTGTGTTTTGTATAAATATAAGAAATCTACTTATTTTTTATTATTACGCTTATTGTAATTTTTATCACCTTTAGTTTTAGGTTTCTTATATTTTTTTGCAATTATTCTTTGATAAGAACCTCCTTGATTTACTTTCTTATTTTTTTCCTTTTTTTCATGAAAGCTACCTTGTGAAGCTAATGTAGTTTGATCTGGGTTATCAGCTTCTAATATTCTTGGTCGCTCTTCAGGTCTTAATTCTTCTGATATTTCTACATTACTTGGTATAGTTAATGCAGGAATTTCATAATTCATTAAATCTTCAATAGCTTCTTTAAAAGGTTCTTCTTTTTCTGTGTAAAACAAAATAGAATTTCCCTTATGTTCTGCCCTACCCGTTCTACCAATACGGTGCATATAGTTTTCTGGGTAATTTGGCGTATCAAAATTAATTACATGGGTGATTTTATCTAAATCTAAACCACGAGCCATTACATCTGTTGTAACTAGAATTCTATTCTTTCCTTCATCAAACTGGCGAATAGAACGCATTCTGTAGTTCTGTGTTTTGTTAGAGTGAATCACACAAGATTCTCCTCCAAAAAACTCTTCAACTGCTTCAAAAACAACATCTGCGCTTCTTTTATTCGAAACAAAAACTAATGCTTTCTTATAAGTATCCTTATCTTTTAAAAGACGGGTTAATAAATTAACCTTTGTATAAAAATTAGGTACAGCATAACATTCTTGAGAAATATTTTCTAATGGAGTACCACTTACTGCTATTGAGACCTTTTCTGGTGCTATAAAAAAGTCATCAATTAATGCCTCTACATCTGAAGTCATTGTAGCAGAGAACATAATATTTTGCCTTTTATTAGGTAGCAATTCAAAAATATTAATCAACTGAAATCGAAAGCCTAAATCAAGCATTACATCGACTTCATCGATTACTAACTTTTTTATTTCTTTAAGTTTTACAGCTTTAGAAAGCGCTAAATCATATAAACGACCAGGTGTCGCTACTAAAATATCTGTTCCTTGAGCACAAAGCTGTTTTTGTGTATTTATGTTTGTTCCACCATAAACACCTAAAACACGAACATTTATATACTTAGCAAAACTTTCAATATTTTCAACAACCTGTAATACAAGTTCACGTGTCGGAACCATTACTAAAATACGAGGGTGTATTTGTTTTGAAAAAGTTAATTCTTGTAATAATGGCAACATATATGCCATAGTTTTACCTGTACCTGTTTGTGCAATACCTACGATATCTTTACCAGACATTACTACTGAAAAAGCCTGCTCTTGTATAGGAGTAGGTTTTTCAAAACGTAAATCTTCAATAGCGTAATTTAGCTGTTTTTTTAAATTGAAATCTTCAAAAGAACTCATTCTTAATCTCGTTTATTTTTGCAAAGGTATGGTATTCTACGTTGTCATGGTAAAGCCATATAACATACCTATCTTTACAAATTAAAAATAGCCTTTGCATCCAAATAATATTCATAACGCGCCTTACAATTTTCAAAAATTAATTTCTAACCACCAACAATTACTTGATTTTGTAATTAATAATAAGTTTGGTATAGAAACGATTGAGTTTTCTAACTCTGAAGCTGTATTACATTTAAATAAAGCTTTACTAAAAACTTATTACTCAGTTAATGAGTGGAATATCCCTGAAGGATATCTTTGCCCTCCTATTCCTGGCAGGTTAGATTATTTGCTTTATATAAAAGATTTAATAGTTGATAAAAAAACTAATATAAAAGGTCTTGATATCGGTGTTGGTGCTAATTGTATTTACCCTATTTTAGCTAGCCAATTATTAAACTGGGATATGGTTGGTGCTGATATTGATGTTACAGCAGTAGCATCTGCAAATGAAAACTCATCTGAATTTAAAGAAAAAATAGAAATTCGACATCAAGAAAATAATTCTGATATTTTTAAAGGCATTATTAATGAAGATGAATATTTCGATTTCACTATTTGCAATCCTCCTTTTCATGCCTCTGAAAAAGAAGCCACTAAAGGTACTTTACGAAAGCTTAAAAATTTAAAAAATGATACTGCGTTTAAATTGAATTTTGGTGGGCAAGCAAATGAATTATGGTGTAACGGTGGTGAAGCTCTTTTTATAAAAAGAATGATTCGTGAAAGTGTGGCTTTTAAAACACAAGTAGGTTGGTTTACAACACTTGTATCAAAAAATGATAATTTAAAGGCAATTTACAAGCAATTATCAAAATTGAATGCCGAATATACAACTGTTGACATGGAACAAGGAAATAAAAAAAGTAGGTTTGTTGCCTGGAAATTTCCTTCATAATTCTTTAAATTTCTATTTATTAAGTTTCATTTCCTGTAATTTTACATTCTAGATTTTAGTACATGCCAGTTAAAGATTATAAAGAGCAATTAATACCCACATTAAAGAAGTATTTTGGTTATGATAGTTTCAGACCACAGCAAGAAGAAATTATAACTTCTCTATTAGAAAAAAAAGATGGACTTGTAATTATGCCAACTGGTGGTGGTAAATCTATGTGTTTTCAATTACCATCTTTACTGTTTTCTAAAGCAACACTTGTTGTTTCTCCTTTAATTGCACTAATGAAAGACCAAGTAGATGGTTGTAATGCAAACGGTATACCTGCTGCTTATTTTAATAGTAGCCAGTCATCAGAAGAACAACAAGAAATTATATTAAAAATTACTAAGGCTGAGCTAAAACTTATTTATGTAGCTCCAGAAAGTATGCCTTCGTTAAATAATATTATCAACGAAAATTACATAAGTTGTATTGCTATTGATGAAGCTCATTGTATATCATCATGGGGACACGATTTTAGACCATCATATCAGCAACTAAGTTTTCTTAAAAAATCACTACCAAACACACCTATAATAGCTTTAACAGCGACTGCAGATAAAGCTACTCGACAAGATATTGCTGAGCAATTAGGCATTGCAAATGCAAAACAATTTATCACCTCTTTTGATCGTAAAAATATAAGTTTAACTGTTAGGCCTGCTGATGGTAGAGTTGAACAAATTTTAAACTTTATAGGAAAAAGACCCAATACTTCAGGAATTATATATTGTTTGAGTAGAAAAACTACGGAGCAATTAGTTGCTAAACTAAAAGCAAAAAAACTAAAAGCAGATGCTTACCATGCTGGATTAAATTTTGATGAACGAAGTAAAGTGCAAGAAGATTTTATTTTTGATAAAACTAAGATTGTTTGTGCCACTGTTGCCTTTGGTATGGGTATAGATAAATCGAATGTACGTTGGGTTATACATTATAACATGCCTAAAAACATAGAAGGGTATTATCAAGAAATTGGTCGTGGAGGAAGAGATGGTTTGGCTGCGAGTGCCCTACTCTTTCATAGTTATGCTGATGTAATACAGTTGCGTCGTTTTACAGAAGGTTCCAAAAACCAAGATGTGCAAATAGCAAAGCTTGAACGCATGAAACAATTTGCTGAAGCTACTACCTGCCGAAGAAAAATATTATTGAGTTATTTTGGTGAGTTGTTAGCTGAAAATTGTGGTAATTGTGATGTTTGTAAAAGTCCGCCAACTGTTTTTGATGGTACTATTATCGCTCAAAAAATACTATCAACCATTGCCCGTGTTAAAGAAAACGAAGCAACTGGTGCTATTATAGATGTATTGCGAGGTGCTAAAAATGCTACTGTTTTAGATAAGGGCTTAGAAAAAATAAAAACATATGGTATAGGGCAAGATACTTCTTGGAAAGATTGGCAACATTATATTATTCAATTAATAAACCAAGGGTATGCCGAAATTGCTTTTCAAAATCACAATGCGTTACAGCTTACTGAGTTCTCTAAAAATGTACTATTTAATGGCGCTAAAGTTTCATTAACAAAACCGATTGATGCTCTTGAAAAAATTGGCAATCCTAAAGAGAAAACTACCAAAAAGAAAAAAAGTTCAGAACTTTATGAGCGTTTGCGTTCGCTACGTCATAAAATAGCTTTAGATGAAGATATACCTGCTTATTTGGTTTTTAGTGATGCTACATTATTAGAAATTGAAAGAGCTAGACCATTAACTGACGATGATTTCTTAGAAATTAGTGGTGTAGGGCAACGTAAATTAGAAGTATATGGCGATTTATTTATTGCAGAAGTAATCGCTTTTAATAAAGAAAAGTCTATAAAAAAATCGGACACTCATAAAGTCACATACCAACTTTATAAAGAAGGTTTGTCTATTGATGAAATTGCTATAAAACGTAATTTAAAATCTCCAACCATATATTCTCATATTGCTAAATTATATAGCGAAGGGAAACCCATAAATATTTTTGACTTTGTATCAAAAAGTGAAGTTGCATCTATAAAAAAAGCAAAAACAGAACTTGAGAGTCCACCTGCGTTAAAGCCTTATTTCGATCATTTTGAAGAACAAATTGATTATTTCAAAATTCGCTTAGCACTGGCTGTTATTGACAAAGAAGCATAAAAAAAGGGTCATTCGATTGAATTGACCCTTTTATATTTTATATGTTTAGATTTAAACCTTTTTAACACGAACGGCATTCATACCTTTCATCCCTTTTTCAAGTTCAAACTGCACCATATTGTTTTCTTTGATTTCTTCTAAGCAACCGTTAATATGTACAAAGAATTTTTCTTGTGTATCTGTATCCTTAATAAATCCATAACCTTTAGAATCGTTGAAAAACTCAACTCTACCTTTACGTACTGGATCTATTTCTTCGTCACTTTCTTCCTTTTTAGGTATTCCAAGAACAATGCTTTCAGCATCTACTTTTACTTTTTTAGTAGGGTCTGGAGGAGTATCTACTAAATGCCCATTCTCATCAACATAAACAAACATGTTATCTGGTTCCCCATTTGCTTTACGTTGTTCTTTTTTCTTCGCCTTTTCTTCACGCTTTTTTAAACGCTTTTTTTCTCGTTCTTTTTTCCCAAAGGTTTCTTGTGCTCTCGCCATTAAAATAATAAGTTAAAATTAATAATTGACTTGCTTGTGATAAGCCGTCGTGAAGTCATTGAATTTCAAAATGAACGATTGGAAAATAAAACTTAATTTGCCTAATAATCTATAAAGAAGTTGCAATAACGCGCACCATAAATGGTTATTATACCCTACTTGTGCTGATACAAAGATAAGTAGCTTTTTTTGATATAAAAAATAGTTTCTATATACCTACTAAAAAAAGAGTTATATGGAATACTTAAAGGCTTAATTAATGTGCTTTTTTAAAAGATTTAAAAAAATGACAATAAAATCTTCTAGATGTTTTCAAATTATATTTAATTAAGAAAATAATAGTAAATCTTCTGTAACTATAGTAAAACCTAATACTTATGAATAAATAACACTTTGTTATATATTTCCTAAATGTGAATTAAATATTAAAAAAACAACATGTTGGCGAGTAAAAGTTAAATAATAACTAATTTTACCCCAGTAAATACAACAATTGATTTAGGTTTACGTTTTATAATAGAGTATAATTAAATTTTACGTTATGACTTTTTTATCACCAGAAATTCAAGCTTTAGCTAAAGCAAACGAAACGAAGAGTTTATTTAAAAGAGAAATATCATGTGGTATTTTTCAAGATTGTGGTAATGACGATTACAGCAATCAAGATATGCAAAGTACTACTGTATAATCTATTTATTTAAATAGATTATTACTTTAGATTACTATTGCCTTTATATCTTTTATCTATTAGTCTAGATGAAGTTATAAAATTCTACATGTAGTTGTTTTAAATAAAAAAATAACCCAAAATACACTTCTACCCTATAATTTTAGATTTCTAAATAAATCATTATATACTTCTATAGTATCTACATCTGTAGTGTTACCCTTTATTACTGAAGCATTAACTGTGGCAAGAATATGTTTTGCACCAAAATCTTCTTCAAGGTTCGTTAATTTATCAAAATATTTTTTTCC
Encoded proteins:
- the recQ gene encoding DNA helicase RecQ, with translation MPVKDYKEQLIPTLKKYFGYDSFRPQQEEIITSLLEKKDGLVIMPTGGGKSMCFQLPSLLFSKATLVVSPLIALMKDQVDGCNANGIPAAYFNSSQSSEEQQEIILKITKAELKLIYVAPESMPSLNNIINENYISCIAIDEAHCISSWGHDFRPSYQQLSFLKKSLPNTPIIALTATADKATRQDIAEQLGIANAKQFITSFDRKNISLTVRPADGRVEQILNFIGKRPNTSGIIYCLSRKTTEQLVAKLKAKKLKADAYHAGLNFDERSKVQEDFIFDKTKIVCATVAFGMGIDKSNVRWVIHYNMPKNIEGYYQEIGRGGRDGLAASALLFHSYADVIQLRRFTEGSKNQDVQIAKLERMKQFAEATTCRRKILLSYFGELLAENCGNCDVCKSPPTVFDGTIIAQKILSTIARVKENEATGAIIDVLRGAKNATVLDKGLEKIKTYGIGQDTSWKDWQHYIIQLINQGYAEIAFQNHNALQLTEFSKNVLFNGAKVSLTKPIDALEKIGNPKEKTTKKKKSSELYERLRSLRHKIALDEDIPAYLVFSDATLLEIERARPLTDDDFLEISGVGQRKLEVYGDLFIAEVIAFNKEKSIKKSDTHKVTYQLYKEGLSIDEIAIKRNLKSPTIYSHIAKLYSEGKPINIFDFVSKSEVASIKKAKTELESPPALKPYFDHFEEQIDYFKIRLALAVIDKEA
- the rlmF gene encoding 23S rRNA (adenine(1618)-N(6))-methyltransferase RlmF produces the protein MHPNNIHNAPYNFQKLISNHQQLLDFVINNKFGIETIEFSNSEAVLHLNKALLKTYYSVNEWNIPEGYLCPPIPGRLDYLLYIKDLIVDKKTNIKGLDIGVGANCIYPILASQLLNWDMVGADIDVTAVASANENSSEFKEKIEIRHQENNSDIFKGIINEDEYFDFTICNPPFHASEKEATKGTLRKLKNLKNDTAFKLNFGGQANELWCNGGEALFIKRMIRESVAFKTQVGWFTTLVSKNDNLKAIYKQLSKLNAEYTTVDMEQGNKKSRFVAWKFPS
- a CDS encoding cold-shock protein is translated as MARAQETFGKKEREKKRLKKREEKAKKKEQRKANGEPDNMFVYVDENGHLVDTPPDPTKKVKVDAESIVLGIPKKEESDEEIDPVRKGRVEFFNDSKGYGFIKDTDTQEKFFVHINGCLEEIKENNMVQFELEKGMKGMNAVRVKKV
- the lpxD gene encoding UDP-3-O-(3-hydroxymyristoyl)glucosamine N-acyltransferase; translation: MKSFTVSEINAVLKGELIGITNQKINAPEQLEKAEINHITFIGNRKYGKLWATSKASAAVIDEKIELEPGENRVLIKVKNADLAMAQILELFDPGLPVLENEIHPTAVIHSTAFLGKDVRVGANCYVGKNVVLGDQTILYPNVTIMDDTKIGNGCIIWSGTVIRERSEIGHQCIFHINVSIGADGFGFRPSTDGRGLVKIPQIGNVIIGNGVEIGANSCVDRGKFSSTIIGDGSKIDNLVQIGHNSIMGRSCIMAGHSGLAGSVTLGDGVIIGGSASIKDHTTLHSGVIVGAGSGVMNDVAAGKTVLGYPACNSRDMLKQWVVLRRLVR
- a CDS encoding DEAD/DEAH box helicase; its protein translation is MSSFEDFNLKKQLNYAIEDLRFEKPTPIQEQAFSVVMSGKDIVGIAQTGTGKTMAYMLPLLQELTFSKQIHPRILVMVPTRELVLQVVENIESFAKYINVRVLGVYGGTNINTQKQLCAQGTDILVATPGRLYDLALSKAVKLKEIKKLVIDEVDVMLDLGFRFQLINIFELLPNKRQNIMFSATMTSDVEALIDDFFIAPEKVSIAVSGTPLENISQECYAVPNFYTKVNLLTRLLKDKDTYKKALVFVSNKRSADVVFEAVEEFFGGESCVIHSNKTQNYRMRSIRQFDEGKNRILVTTDVMARGLDLDKITHVINFDTPNYPENYMHRIGRTGRAEHKGNSILFYTEKEEPFKEAIEDLMNYEIPALTIPSNVEISEELRPEERPRILEADNPDQTTLASQGSFHEKKEKNKKVNQGGSYQRIIAKKYKKPKTKGDKNYNKRNNKK